The following nucleotide sequence is from Desulfomonile tiedjei.
CTATCCGGTGGCCAGCGCCAAGCAATCACCATTCTGATGGCGGTATTTCGGCGGCCCAGAGTTCTGCTATTGGACGAGCACACAGCCGCACTCGATCCGCGTGCCTCTCGCAAAATAATGGAATTGACCAGGGAGATTGTGGAAAGCCAAAGGCTCACCACGCTCATGGTGACACACAACCTGGCGCACGCTCTTAATAGCGGCGAAAGAATAATAATGATGAGCCGCGGCCAAATAATTCGGGATCTGCCTAAAGAGACTTTCCGGGCCATGACTCCCCAGGATCTGCTGGGCCTATTCTGGGAAACGCAGAAACCCGAAGATGCGCCCGCGGGCCTTGAAATCGCGCCGAACACAAGTTGACCTTCAAAAAATGGAGGCAGTGGAATTGCTTTGGTAAGGGCACGGCATGGAGGCCATCTTATACCGGTTTGCTATTATTCTCGTAACACACTTGATGTAAGCTGTGATGGCTGTAGATGTTAGATAATTCGTGGACAAGATGTGCCACAGAAAGGGGGTACTGAGTCCATGAGAATCCATAGCCAAGATCAGACGATAAAGAAGAACTACCTCCAGAAGGACCGGTTTTTGATCGGTGAATATCAGTAAGTCAAGGCTGGGGAACACTCAAGCTACCGACGTGTGCAGGACTTTTGCAAGGCGCATGATTTAGATAGAAGGGCGTCCCGGAAGTATTATAATAGATACTTGCAGAGCGGCAACGAAGAGGATTTGCTGCCGAGGCAGAGGGGTCCGAGGTGAAAGATTTATTTCTTGTAGGCGATTCCATAGCGGCCCCGGGCGCCGGTGGGGACGTAGGAAACAACTCCGTAATTCTCACTTACCGAGCGCTGACACATCGCCAGCTTTAGACTGGAGAACGATTCGGCGGCCATTTATCGTCGAGTCACAAGCCTCGAAAAGGAGCAATCGTTTTATGGCGAGGTACCAAATAGAAGTCTCAGTCAAGGATTGCGCCGGCTGTCTGCGGTGCGAGCTGGCCTGTTCCGATGCTCACACGAAGGCCTTCAATCCTTCTGCGTCCAGAATCCGGGTGTCGATGTCAAGCGGGGATTGCAGGATCGACTTTACCGAGGACTGCGTCGAGTGTGGGATCTGTGCAGACCAGTGCTTCTACGGTGCACTGTCCAAGAGCAACAAAGACCGGGAGGATCAATGAACATGGCTGGGTTTGCCGGAAAGATCCTGTGGGTTGATTTGACCAAAGGCGTAACGAGACAAGAGCCTTTGGACATGTCGTTGGCGGAAAAGTACATCGGCGGGCTGGGCCTCTGCCTACAATTGTACTCTGATGCAATGAAACCGGGCTGCGACCCCCTGTCACCGGAAAATCCCATCGTTCTAGGAGCGGGTCCTTTGGTCGGCACCGGCCTGCCATCGACATCCCGCGTGTACTCGGTTTCCAAGCTGCCCGCGACCGGCACCATTGGTTGGTGCGGGGCCGGGGGATTCGTCTTCGGGGCCATGCTCAAAAACAGCGGTTTTGACCACATAGTCATCCGAGGCAGGTCAGATCGGCCGGTGTATCTAACAATCTTCGACGACGATATTCGGCTGAATGACGCGGATCACCTGTGGGGCTCGACCGTCGAAGGGGCAACCCATGCACTATGGCAGAAGCATGGAATGCCAAGCGGCGTACTGGCCATCGGTCCGGCGGGCGAAAACCTGGTTCCCTTTTCAATGGCCTTCGTCGATCGCATCTCAACCTTGGGCCGGGGAGGTTTGGGCGCTGTGATGGGCTCCAAGAACCTGAAGGCGGTCGTGGTCAAGGGCACGGGTGGGATCGCGGTGGCTGATCGCAAACGATACAGGGCTCTAAGTAATGAATTGTTGGACAAGATTCGGTCCTGGCCGCACCTGAGGGACGCGCAAGACCTGGGAATGGTACAGGCATTTCCCGTTGTTTCCAAGGACGAGTACAGGCGGATCAAGAAGCGCCGGGTGGCCTGTGTTTCCTGCCCGATCGGATGCAAAGACGTCATTGAGATTCCGGACGGGCCATTCAAAGGTCTCGCCAAGTGCACGAGTTCCGTAGTCAACTTGTATACCCCGGTCCTCTACGGCTTCAAGGACTATCGTGAGGCGATCAAGTGCATGGCCACTATTGATGAATACGGCCTCGACATGTTCGAATTTTTCGGTGTCATGGACATGGCCAAGAAACTGATCGACCATGGAATAATCTCGGCGGGTCCAGCCGAGCCGGAGATCAAACTCGATTCGTTGGGTTCCATGGAGGCGTGGGCTCGAAACATCAGTTTGCGGGAAGGGCTGGGAGAAGTCCTGGCACGCGGGTTTAACGGAATCATCGAGGAATACGGAGACAGGGCCATGGAGTTTGCCCCCGCGCTCATCAAAGGGATGCACCCATACGCTGGGCCGGGTTCGGCACTGGCCTGGAACTTTTTCGGGACCATGGAGCTGGGGCAGGTCCTGGACCCGCGCGGTCCACACGTGGGTTCCGGCGGGTCGCCCACATATTTCGCCAAGAGGCCTCTTGAGGCGTTTCCCAAGCATCTGAAGCGAATGGGAGTCCCGAGTGAAGCAATTGATCGAATCATCAAAGGGGCCGGTGCCGGGACAGAGAGGCAAGAACTCAAGATCGGTGCGCTGCTTAGGTACTCACATGCTTGGTTCCTCACATTAGGTTCACTGGGTATCTGCGCTCGGGGTCAAATCAATCGTTTCTACGATGCTGAGTTGTGCGCTCAGTTGTACCAAGCGGTCACCGGGATCCGGACCGACCTGCCCGCGCTGCGCCTCAGGGTGGATCGTGTCTGGACGCTCTACCGGATGGCTAACCTTCGGGAGGGCCTGGAACCTCACAAACAAGAAGCACCACCGGAAAAGTGGTTCAGCGAAACCGGGTTCAGGCACTATCTGACAGGCCATCGTCTCACCCGTTCTGAGACGGAAAACATGATCGCGGAGTATTACAGCGAATGGGGGTGGAACTCGGCGACCGGAGTCCCGACTGCGCAGGCGCTGGAAAGACTGGGGCTAACCAACCCCTGACCTAGAGGTGATATGGTGATTCTGTTTTCTCTGGATGGAGTCGCGCTGCTGGCCAAGCCAGTCCCGCGTTGGCGGGACACGCCAAAGTCAATCCGTGATTATTTTCCGGAACTGCTATAGAACTCTGTGCACCTGATCTTCCTCTGAGTCCATACCGACTTTCACGAGCAAGCATTCGGCCAAAGCTGTTCAGAGAAGTTCCGTCTTTTCCAATACTACCCTACCAAACATTGCCAGATGATTCATCCAGGGACCGAGGGCTTTCTCCAACCTTCTTGCAGGCCCGAAGAGGCTGCCGGGTACTAACGATCGGAGAGCCATTCCCCCTGAGAGCAGGTAACTGAACGGCATGCCGGCATCTATACTCTTGAGTCGCCACTCCGGAAACTCACGCTGAAATTGATCGAGGTCTCTCTTAAAAATGATCCAGGGGAGAGCGCCATTAGCGCCGGAGAGTGGGCCGCTGGAGGGAAATTCCCACTCCTTGGCCCGGGGCTGGAAAGGCTCATGATGCAATCTACTATAAATGAGCGTGGACCAAGGCGTAACCCAGGGCTCGATCATTATTACAGCGCCACCTGGCTTCAAACAGCGTAAGGCTTCGGCGAAAAAGATCCTCGGACGAGGAAGGTGATGGAGAACGTCGATCATGACTACGGCCCGCAGGGTCCCGTCTCTGAACGGGATACAATGAGCGTCCAAAACCAGCGAAATGTCCGGGAGATGCAGCAAGTCCGAGGTGATCAGATCGGGTATATGATCTTGAAG
It contains:
- a CDS encoding 4Fe-4S binding protein, with the translated sequence MARYQIEVSVKDCAGCLRCELACSDAHTKAFNPSASRIRVSMSSGDCRIDFTEDCVECGICADQCFYGALSKSNKDREDQ
- a CDS encoding class I SAM-dependent methyltransferase, which gives rise to MFKLVLTHPLARNLDLDDPKATVVRRQILREKVFLRKLYQEWYRWIVEALPRQSGPVLELGAGAGFLQDHIPDLITSDLLHLPDISLVLDAHCIPFRDGTLRAVVMIDVLHHLPRPRIFFAEALRCLKPGGAVIMIEPWVTPWSTLIYSRLHHEPFQPRAKEWEFPSSGPLSGANGALPWIIFKRDLDQFQREFPEWRLKSIDAGMPFSYLLSGGMALRSLVPGSLFGPARRLEKALGPWMNHLAMFGRVVLEKTELL